The following proteins come from a genomic window of Neptunomonas concharum:
- a CDS encoding DEAD/DEAH box helicase: protein MFTDFSLDARLLKALEALSFSQPTPVQAETIPPAMEGKDLLVTAETGSGKTAAFVLPILNRLLSDSAPNSGTRALILTPTRELAQQVMKHIESLGQFTFINADTVCGGETFKPQAARLRKNPEIIVGTPGRLIEHLDKKSLDFSDVECLILDEADRMLDMGFQEDVERIAKSCPTTRQTMLFSATLGHTGMHSVITASLHSPLTLRLNSHRETQANIKQQIILANDTALKDKQLVWLLKNESFEKAIVFTNTKTNASRLNGYLRYHDIRAGVIQGDLTQEQRQHVMQLLHLGKIDVLVATDVAARGIDVKGIDLVINVEMARSGDDHTHRVGRTGRAGETGLAISLISPTEWNLMSSIERYLKTRFEKRVIPGLEGSYTGPKKLKASGKAAGSKKKKTDKKAAANRKPAKAPAGKRPSNRAAPSKTIDDGFAPFKRKP from the coding sequence GTGTTTACCGATTTTTCCTTAGATGCCCGTCTGCTAAAAGCGCTGGAGGCACTTTCTTTTAGCCAACCAACACCCGTTCAAGCGGAAACAATCCCACCCGCCATGGAGGGAAAAGATTTATTGGTTACCGCAGAAACCGGTAGTGGTAAAACAGCAGCCTTTGTTTTGCCTATACTCAACCGCCTACTCTCAGACTCCGCCCCGAATAGTGGCACCCGCGCTTTAATCCTGACACCTACGCGGGAACTTGCTCAACAGGTCATGAAACATATTGAGTCCCTTGGGCAGTTCACTTTTATTAACGCCGATACTGTCTGCGGCGGAGAAACATTCAAACCACAAGCTGCAAGGCTGCGCAAAAACCCGGAAATTATTGTAGGAACTCCGGGACGATTGATAGAACATTTAGATAAAAAGTCTTTAGACTTCTCGGATGTAGAATGCCTCATTCTGGACGAGGCTGATCGCATGCTGGATATGGGTTTCCAAGAAGATGTAGAACGAATAGCAAAAAGCTGCCCAACGACACGCCAAACCATGCTTTTCTCAGCTACACTTGGCCACACAGGCATGCACTCTGTCATCACCGCATCGCTGCATTCACCACTGACCCTTCGACTGAATAGTCACCGAGAGACGCAAGCAAATATAAAACAACAAATCATATTAGCAAATGACACCGCACTCAAAGACAAGCAATTGGTTTGGCTACTTAAAAACGAGTCGTTCGAAAAGGCCATTGTCTTTACAAATACCAAAACCAATGCAAGCCGGCTAAACGGCTATCTACGCTACCATGATATTCGAGCTGGCGTAATTCAAGGGGATTTAACCCAAGAGCAGAGGCAGCATGTTATGCAGCTACTGCATTTAGGGAAAATTGATGTGCTAGTCGCTACCGATGTTGCGGCCAGAGGCATCGATGTCAAAGGGATTGATCTGGTTATCAACGTAGAGATGGCAAGAAGTGGCGATGATCATACTCACAGAGTAGGCCGAACAGGTCGGGCAGGAGAAACAGGCTTAGCCATCTCTTTGATCAGCCCAACCGAATGGAATCTGATGTCCAGTATCGAAAGATACCTGAAAACACGCTTTGAAAAGCGGGTAATACCGGGATTAGAGGGTAGCTATACAGGGCCCAAAAAGCTTAAAGCCTCCGGTAAAGCAGCAGGCTCTAAAAAGAAAAAGACCGATAAAAAAGCAGCCGCCAATCGAAAGCCTGCTAAAGCTCCAGCCGGTA